Proteins from a single region of Thamnophis elegans isolate rThaEle1 chromosome 17, rThaEle1.pri, whole genome shotgun sequence:
- the INSRR gene encoding insulin receptor-related protein, with product MDIRVDPAQLRRLENCSVIEGSLQILLMFTAGGEDFRALAFPRLVLITEYLLLFRVYGLESLRDLFPGLAVIRGASLFFSYALVIFEMPHLRDIGLRSLTNVLNGSVRIERNQELCHISTIDWALLQPAAALEHNIILHNKPAEECADVCPGILGGEEPCVQTPAGLAGALEYRCWTSSNCQKEGQEC from the exons ATGGACATCCGCGTGGATCCCGCGCAGCTGCGCCGCCTGGAGAACTGCTCCGTCATCGAGGGCAGCCTGCAGATCCTGCTGATGTTCACGGCGGGGGGCGAGGACTTCCGCGCGCTGGCCTTCCCGCGCCTGGTGCTCATCACCGAGTACCTGCTGCTCTTCCGCGTCTACGGGCTGGAGAGCCTGCGCGACCTCTTCCCCGGCCTGGCCGTCATCCGCGGGGCCAGCCTCTTCTTCAGCTACGCCCTGGTCATCTTCGAGATGCCGCACCTGCGCGACATCGGCCTGCGCAGCCTGACCAACGTGCTCAACGGCTCCGTCAGGATCGAGCGCAACCAGGAGCTCTGCCACATCTCCACCATCGACTGGGCGCTGCTGCAGCCGGCGGCGGCGCTCGAGCACAACATCATCCTGCACAACAAGCCGGCCGAGGAGTGCGCCGACGTCTGCCCGGGCATCCTGGGCGGGGAGGAGCCCTGCGTGCAGACCCCCGCCGGCCTGGCCGGAGCCTTGGAGTACCGGTGCTGGACCTCCAGCAACTGCCAGAAAG AGGGCCAAGAGTGTTGA